The following proteins are co-located in the Dyadobacter chenwenxiniae genome:
- a CDS encoding type II toxin-antitoxin system VapC family toxin, translating into MVQDDPVYGMLNSNHFLLDTNICIHALKSDFGIKQKIGEVGIDSCFLSEVNIAELLFGVENSAEHRRQLNRQQFESFQGIFKGRILQISDVLHEYARQKTNLRRMGKPIDDFDLLIGCTAVVHNLILVTRNTRHFVNMPGIQLQNWIDQ; encoded by the coding sequence ATGGTGCAAGACGATCCAGTTTACGGGATGTTGAACTCTAATCACTTTTTGCTGGACACCAATATTTGTATTCATGCGCTTAAAAGCGACTTCGGTATTAAACAAAAGATAGGTGAAGTTGGAATTGACTCGTGTTTTCTGTCCGAGGTAAATATTGCAGAGTTATTGTTTGGTGTTGAAAACAGCGCCGAACATCGCCGTCAGTTGAACCGGCAGCAATTTGAAAGCTTTCAAGGAATATTTAAAGGCAGAATTTTACAGATTAGCGATGTTTTGCACGAATATGCTCGGCAGAAAACGAATCTTCGAAGAATGGGAAAGCCAATTGACGATTTTGATTTGTTAATTGGATGTACGGCTGTCGTTCATAATTTAATCCTCGTAACGCGAAACACCCGACACTTTGTGAATATGCCGGGTATTCAGCTTCAAAATTGGATCGATCAATAG
- a CDS encoding branched-chain amino acid aminotransferase encodes MTADTLQIEVQQTTNSRLQEVDFDNLVFGRNISDHMFIAEYREGQWQDLRIVPYGDLSLSPATAALHYGQAIFEGMKAYKSAEGEVLLFRAIDNWKRLNKSAERLCMPTIPEEIFMSGLTELLRQDADWVPSQEGCSLYIRPYMFATDPYIGVKPSDSYYFIIFTSPVGTYYAKPPRVKVETHFIRAAEGGVGATKCAGNYAGSLYPAKLAQQEGYDQLIWTDAREHAYIEESGTMNIMFILDGKLVTPYVSETTLDGITRKSIVAIAQHWGIPVEERRVSVKEIVDGLKDGSLEAAFGAGTAVVISPFASIAYEGVDYPLPEIKEDSFVNKVKHYLTDLRTGKEEDTFGWMLKV; translated from the coding sequence ATGACAGCCGACACGTTGCAAATAGAGGTTCAGCAAACAACAAATTCACGTTTGCAAGAGGTTGATTTTGACAATCTCGTTTTTGGCCGGAACATTTCCGACCACATGTTTATCGCCGAATATCGCGAAGGCCAGTGGCAAGACCTGCGCATCGTCCCTTATGGTGACCTTTCGCTAAGCCCTGCAACCGCTGCCCTGCATTACGGTCAGGCTATTTTTGAGGGCATGAAAGCCTACAAAAGCGCAGAAGGTGAAGTGCTTCTTTTCCGCGCCATTGACAACTGGAAACGACTGAATAAATCTGCGGAACGCCTTTGCATGCCAACGATTCCGGAAGAAATTTTCATGAGCGGGCTTACAGAATTGCTTCGCCAGGATGCTGACTGGGTGCCTTCACAAGAAGGATGCTCACTATATATTCGCCCTTATATGTTTGCTACGGACCCATATATCGGTGTAAAACCTTCTGATTCTTACTATTTTATCATATTCACAAGCCCGGTTGGCACTTATTATGCAAAACCGCCCCGTGTGAAAGTAGAAACGCATTTCATCCGTGCTGCCGAAGGTGGTGTAGGTGCAACTAAATGTGCCGGAAACTACGCTGGCTCATTGTATCCTGCAAAATTAGCCCAGCAAGAAGGTTACGATCAGCTGATCTGGACGGATGCACGGGAACATGCCTACATTGAAGAATCCGGAACAATGAACATTATGTTCATACTGGATGGTAAATTAGTGACACCTTACGTTTCTGAAACCACATTGGACGGCATTACCCGCAAAAGCATCGTTGCCATTGCGCAACATTGGGGCATTCCGGTGGAGGAACGCAGGGTAAGTGTGAAGGAAATTGTCGATGGCTTGAAAGACGGAAGTCTGGAAGCTGCATTTGGCGCTGGAACAGCTGTCGTGATATCTCCATTTGCATCTATCGCGTATGAAGGAGTTGACTACCCACTTCCTGAGATCAAAGAAGATTCATTTGTAAATAAAGTAAAACATTACTTAACTGACTTACGCACAGGCAAAGAGGAAGATACATTTGGCTGGATGCTGAAAGTATAG
- a CDS encoding discoidin domain-containing protein produces the protein MVFLISKSKRKGKGYQFTGKAPILASLKDFPAFKPHILMIKYILRAICCTFFVVISHFSIAQTTFCNPMDIDYKYNFEQLNEKISYRSGADPVIINHKVSGKGSDYYMFVTIQGGYWHSKDMINWKYLTANRWPFEDMCAPAAVSVRDTLFLFQSTFESRPILYSVAPEKGIWEFYNRWTPRLPKDIGPWDPAIYHDPDTDRWFMYWGSSNVYPIFGAELDHSKKLAFKDQYKAMFWLNQYEHGWERFGPNHSDPFKPFTEGAWMTKHNGKYYLQYGAPGTEYNVYANGTYVGDDPLGPFTYAPYNPVSYKPGGFATGAGHGNTFQDNYGNYWNTGTSWIGYNWGMERRIVRYAAGFDKDGQMFANTRFGDFPHKMTTKKWEGKGDELFTGWMLLSYKKPVVASSVLDTMSAMKITDENPRTFWAAKQNKPGETLTIDLQKEQEIKAIQVDYSDYKSDIFDNKPEIVYTQFKILTSDDGKKWDVVSDLTQEPKRDRPCAYIELAKPVKARYVRYEHIYVASPNLAISEFRVFGNGFGRAPQTPANFSAVRQNDTRNADLKWEKVPGVIGYNVLWGIAPDKLYQTYQFWNDEPNVFELRALNVGVPYYFAIEAFNENGVSAMSEVVGVK, from the coding sequence ATGGTGTTTCTTATTTCAAAATCGAAGCGCAAAGGTAAAGGTTATCAGTTTACCGGGAAAGCGCCTATTTTAGCATCATTAAAAGATTTTCCTGCATTCAAACCGCACATACTGATGATTAAATACATTTTACGAGCCATCTGCTGCACATTCTTTGTCGTCATTTCACACTTCTCAATTGCCCAAACGACCTTTTGTAATCCAATGGACATTGATTACAAATACAATTTTGAGCAATTGAATGAAAAAATAAGTTACCGGTCCGGCGCTGATCCGGTGATCATTAACCACAAAGTTTCGGGAAAAGGAAGTGATTATTACATGTTTGTGACGATTCAGGGCGGTTATTGGCATTCCAAAGACATGATCAACTGGAAATATCTGACCGCAAACCGCTGGCCTTTTGAAGATATGTGCGCCCCTGCCGCTGTCTCCGTGCGGGACACGCTTTTTTTGTTCCAATCCACTTTTGAATCGCGGCCGATCCTTTATTCTGTTGCGCCGGAAAAGGGAATTTGGGAATTTTATAACCGCTGGACGCCACGCTTGCCAAAAGATATTGGCCCCTGGGATCCAGCCATTTATCACGACCCTGACACGGACAGATGGTTCATGTATTGGGGCTCGTCCAATGTTTATCCGATTTTCGGCGCCGAGCTCGACCATAGCAAAAAACTGGCTTTCAAAGATCAATACAAAGCCATGTTTTGGTTAAATCAATACGAACACGGCTGGGAACGCTTCGGCCCAAACCATTCAGATCCCTTCAAACCATTCACGGAAGGTGCGTGGATGACCAAGCATAATGGGAAATATTACTTGCAATATGGCGCTCCCGGCACGGAATATAATGTTTATGCCAATGGCACTTACGTAGGCGATGATCCGCTTGGCCCATTCACTTACGCGCCTTACAACCCGGTTTCCTACAAGCCTGGCGGCTTCGCGACCGGGGCAGGGCATGGGAATACATTTCAGGATAATTACGGCAACTATTGGAACACCGGAACGTCCTGGATCGGCTACAATTGGGGAATGGAAAGAAGGATCGTCAGATATGCCGCTGGTTTTGACAAAGACGGACAAATGTTCGCTAACACTCGATTTGGTGATTTTCCACATAAAATGACTACCAAAAAATGGGAAGGAAAAGGCGATGAATTGTTTACAGGCTGGATGCTGCTTTCTTACAAAAAACCAGTTGTCGCATCCTCGGTTTTGGATACAATGTCCGCTATGAAGATCACCGACGAAAATCCAAGAACTTTTTGGGCAGCCAAACAAAATAAACCCGGCGAAACGCTGACCATTGATTTACAAAAAGAGCAGGAAATCAAAGCGATTCAGGTCGACTATTCCGATTATAAATCAGACATTTTCGATAACAAACCAGAGATCGTTTACACGCAATTCAAAATCCTGACTTCCGATGATGGTAAAAAGTGGGACGTTGTGAGCGACCTCACGCAGGAGCCGAAACGCGACCGCCCATGCGCCTACATTGAGCTAGCAAAGCCCGTAAAAGCACGTTACGTGCGTTATGAGCACATTTACGTCGCTTCACCAAATCTGGCAATTAGCGAATTCCGCGTTTTCGGAAACGGTTTTGGAAGGGCACCCCAGACGCCTGCAAACTTCTCGGCGGTTCGACAAAATGACACCAGGAATGCAGATCTGAAATGGGAAAAAGTGCCGGGAGTAATCGGCTACAATGTGCTATGGGGCATTGCACCGGATAAACTATATCAGACTTACCAGTTTTGGAACGATGAACCTAACGTATTCGAGTTAAGAGCTTTGAATGTTGGCGTCCCTTATTACTTTGCTATTGAGGCTTTTAATGAGAATGGGGTTTCGGCAATGAGTGAAGTTGTGGGGGTGAAGTAA
- a CDS encoding AraC family transcriptional regulator translates to MSEIYREITPLTQYDCFTIFARKKTVFDFPLHSHDEFELNLVLSAKGVKRIVGDHTEVIDDAELVLVGNNLPHGWLTNAYKWHEGVPEVHEITVQFHRDLFDDKFLKRNQLFFVRSLLEKSAKGIAFSKETIDRITPRLTALVQKSGFDSILELMSILHDLSVSRNMRTLSNSTFTDENVNFNSRRIEKVFAHMRDNYDKEINLGSISKLAGMSEVSFSRFIKKRTGKTFIESLNEIRLGHASRSLINTTNTISEIAYKCGFNNLSYFNRIFKSKNGCTPKEFRDNYSGTRTFI, encoded by the coding sequence ATGAGTGAAATTTACCGCGAAATTACCCCGTTGACCCAGTATGACTGCTTTACAATCTTTGCCCGAAAAAAGACCGTTTTTGATTTCCCCTTACACAGCCACGACGAATTTGAATTGAACCTGGTGCTATCTGCGAAGGGCGTGAAGAGGATTGTTGGAGATCATACGGAGGTTATTGATGATGCTGAGCTGGTGTTGGTCGGCAATAATCTACCGCATGGCTGGTTGACCAACGCCTACAAATGGCATGAGGGTGTGCCCGAGGTCCATGAAATTACCGTCCAGTTTCACCGGGACCTTTTCGATGATAAGTTTTTGAAACGCAACCAACTGTTTTTTGTCCGTTCATTGCTGGAGAAATCGGCCAAGGGGATTGCTTTTTCCAAAGAAACGATCGATCGCATCACGCCGCGACTTACTGCGCTCGTTCAGAAAAGCGGGTTTGATTCTATTCTTGAGTTAATGTCCATCCTGCACGATTTGTCCGTTTCAAGAAACATGCGGACGCTTTCCAACAGCACATTTACAGATGAAAACGTCAATTTCAACAGCAGAAGGATTGAAAAAGTGTTTGCGCATATGCGCGACAATTATGACAAAGAGATCAATCTGGGAAGTATTTCAAAGCTGGCCGGAATGTCTGAGGTTTCTTTCAGCCGGTTTATTAAAAAACGCACGGGGAAAACATTCATTGAAAGCTTGAATGAGATCCGGCTGGGTCATGCGTCAAGATCGCTGATTAACACGACCAACACGATTTCGGAAATTGCTTATAAATGCGGGTTCAATAATTTATCGTATTTCAACCGCATTTTCAAAAGTAAAAATGGCTGCACGCCTAAGGAATTCCGGGACAATTATTCGGGAACGAGGACTTTTATCTGA
- the tyrS gene encoding tyrosine--tRNA ligase translates to MDFVEELRWRGMLHDMMPGTHEQLKKEMTAGYIGFDPTASSLHIGNLATIMLLVHFQRAGHKPFALIGGATGMIGDPSFKASERSFLDEDTLRINQEGIRKQLEQFLDFDCGENSAEMVNNYDWFKDIGFLQFLRDAGKFLSVNYMMSKDSVKKRLETGISFTEFSYQLLQGYDFYHLYKNKNIRLQMGGSDQWGNITTGTEIIRRKEGDEEGYFKAYALTTPLLTKSDGSKFGKSEGGNIWLDAEKTSPYEFYQFWLNQSDEDLPRYLRVFSFKNKEEIEELETSHAAEPHLRIMQKALASELTIRIHSERAYQTVLKASEVLFGKATLETLQSIEADEFDTIFAGVPQTEISRQEWSEAANITDLISTVTKSEIYASKGEARRAIQQNAVSVNKIKVTSAEQALSDFSLLQDRFLLVSKGKKNHLVRIKD, encoded by the coding sequence ATTGATTTTGTTGAAGAACTGCGCTGGCGCGGAATGCTTCATGATATGATGCCCGGAACGCATGAGCAACTGAAAAAAGAAATGACGGCCGGCTACATTGGTTTTGATCCGACAGCGTCATCGTTACACATTGGTAACCTGGCCACAATCATGCTTTTGGTTCACTTCCAACGCGCTGGCCATAAGCCTTTTGCACTGATTGGCGGCGCAACCGGGATGATCGGTGATCCGTCATTTAAAGCATCGGAACGATCATTTTTGGATGAAGACACATTGCGGATCAATCAGGAAGGCATTCGCAAGCAATTGGAACAATTCCTTGATTTTGACTGCGGCGAGAATTCAGCCGAAATGGTTAATAATTATGATTGGTTCAAGGATATTGGCTTTCTGCAATTCCTACGCGATGCAGGCAAGTTTTTGAGTGTCAATTACATGATGTCCAAAGATTCGGTTAAAAAGCGTTTGGAAACGGGCATTTCATTCACTGAATTTTCTTACCAATTGCTGCAAGGCTACGATTTTTATCATTTATATAAAAACAAAAATATCCGCTTGCAAATGGGCGGCTCCGATCAGTGGGGCAACATTACAACCGGAACCGAGATCATCCGCCGCAAGGAAGGCGACGAAGAAGGCTATTTCAAGGCCTATGCATTAACAACGCCGCTTTTGACGAAATCAGATGGTTCTAAATTCGGCAAAAGCGAAGGCGGAAACATTTGGCTGGACGCTGAAAAGACGTCTCCATACGAATTTTACCAATTCTGGCTCAACCAGTCCGATGAGGATTTGCCGCGTTATTTGCGGGTTTTTTCTTTCAAAAATAAAGAGGAAATCGAAGAATTAGAGACAAGCCACGCCGCCGAGCCGCATTTGCGGATCATGCAAAAAGCGTTGGCATCCGAGCTTACAATCCGCATTCACTCGGAACGCGCATATCAAACCGTTTTAAAAGCATCAGAAGTGCTTTTCGGCAAAGCAACGCTCGAAACTTTGCAAAGCATCGAAGCCGATGAATTCGACACAATCTTCGCTGGCGTGCCGCAAACTGAGATTTCAAGGCAAGAATGGAGTGAAGCTGCTAACATTACGGATTTAATCTCGACTGTTACGAAATCTGAAATTTACGCATCGAAAGGTGAGGCCCGGAGAGCGATTCAGCAGAATGCGGTAAGTGTTAATAAGATAAAAGTAACTTCTGCTGAGCAGGCTTTGAGTGATTTTAGTTTGCTGCAAGATCGGTTTTTGTTGGTTTCGAAAGGGAAGAAGAATCATTTGGTTAGGATAAAAGATTAG
- a CDS encoding S-adenosylmethionine:tRNA ribosyltransferase-isomerase: MKEGESEGSKNFEDGWLKAAELIRLEDYTYDLPDERIAKYPLENRDQSKLLIYKSGEIAHWRFTDLPENLPSKALLVFNDTKVIPARAYFKKETGAVIEILLLHPELPTRVINDAMLVRHSCVWECMIGNKKRWKLADMLTTNIEINGQQVCLSVHYEDYDQNLVRLTWDGDFVFLDIVKALGEIPLPPYLNRETEARDSETYQTVYAHHDGAVAAPTAGLHFTQDVFKKLESKGVKKSFLTLHVGAGTFQPIKVSSVTEHRMHSEQVVFSKQLINDLLENLETIVPVGTTSLRSLESLYWFGVKLFRRETTEFFIEKLYPYPFKEEDLPSSSEALHSILAFMEDHNLDHIIGETEIFIFPGYKFRLCQGLVTNFHQPGSTLILLVAALTGQDWKRIYAEAFENNYRFLSYGDSSLLWRRD; the protein is encoded by the coding sequence ATGAAAGAAGGAGAATCCGAAGGCAGCAAAAACTTTGAAGATGGGTGGCTCAAGGCGGCAGAATTAATTCGTTTGGAAGACTATACATATGATCTGCCCGACGAAAGGATAGCGAAATACCCGCTTGAAAACCGGGATCAATCGAAGCTTCTGATCTACAAATCCGGTGAAATCGCGCATTGGCGCTTCACGGATCTGCCGGAAAATCTGCCTTCCAAAGCGCTTCTTGTATTTAATGATACCAAAGTAATTCCGGCCAGGGCTTATTTTAAAAAGGAGACGGGGGCTGTTATCGAAATTCTCCTGCTGCATCCTGAGCTTCCAACGCGTGTGATTAATGATGCAATGCTGGTCAGACATTCGTGTGTTTGGGAGTGCATGATTGGGAATAAAAAACGCTGGAAACTAGCAGACATGCTAACCACAAATATTGAAATTAATGGTCAGCAAGTTTGTTTAAGCGTTCATTACGAAGATTACGACCAAAATCTGGTTCGGTTAACTTGGGATGGCGACTTCGTGTTTTTGGACATTGTAAAGGCACTTGGCGAAATCCCATTGCCGCCTTACCTGAACCGTGAAACAGAAGCACGTGATTCTGAAACTTACCAAACCGTCTACGCGCATCATGACGGCGCGGTTGCGGCGCCAACCGCCGGTTTGCATTTTACGCAGGATGTTTTCAAAAAGCTTGAATCAAAGGGTGTGAAAAAGTCTTTTCTGACGCTCCATGTGGGTGCAGGCACATTTCAGCCCATCAAAGTGAGCTCGGTAACCGAGCATCGGATGCATTCTGAGCAAGTTGTTTTTTCCAAGCAGTTGATCAATGATCTGCTGGAAAATCTCGAGACGATCGTTCCCGTCGGCACAACATCATTGCGGTCTTTGGAAAGTTTGTATTGGTTTGGTGTAAAGCTTTTCCGTCGGGAAACGACTGAGTTTTTTATTGAGAAATTATATCCTTATCCATTTAAAGAAGAGGATCTTCCATCTTCGAGTGAAGCATTGCATTCAATATTAGCCTTCATGGAAGACCATAACCTCGATCATATCATCGGCGAAACAGAAATCTTCATTTTTCCCGGTTACAAGTTTCGCCTTTGCCAGGGATTGGTAACCAATTTCCACCAACCAGGCTCCACGCTCATTCTCCTGGTCGCCGCCCTTACCGGGCAAGATTGGAAGCGCATTTACGCCGAGGCCTTCGAGAATAATTACCGGTTTTTGAGTTATGGAGATTCGTCGTTGCTGTGGAGGAGGGATTGA
- a CDS encoding cob(I)yrinic acid a,c-diamide adenosyltransferase — MKIYTKTGDKGTTSLIGGTRLSKAHVRIDAYGTVDELNSYIGMLRDQLVNAHRRDFLKEIQDRLFTIGSHLASESDQVKRILPDLLDEDVMLLEKEMDVIDSQIPPLRAFVLPGGHQSVSFGHIARTVCRRAERAVIHLQQGEEVEEIVIRYLNRLSDYLFMLCRAMTYELEIEEVTWKPRVAPKI, encoded by the coding sequence ATGAAAATATACACCAAAACCGGTGACAAAGGAACCACGTCCCTTATCGGAGGCACACGGTTGAGCAAGGCGCATGTGCGGATTGATGCTTATGGGACTGTGGATGAGCTGAATAGTTACATTGGTATGCTGCGCGACCAGCTTGTGAATGCGCATCGGCGGGACTTTTTGAAGGAAATTCAGGACCGGCTTTTTACGATTGGCTCGCATTTGGCTTCTGAATCGGATCAGGTGAAGCGGATTTTGCCGGATTTACTGGACGAGGATGTAATGTTGCTTGAAAAGGAAATGGATGTGATTGATTCGCAGATTCCGCCTTTACGGGCATTTGTCTTGCCGGGCGGGCATCAGTCGGTTTCTTTCGGGCATATCGCACGCACAGTTTGCCGTCGCGCGGAGCGTGCGGTAATCCATTTGCAGCAGGGAGAAGAGGTGGAGGAAATTGTCATTCGTTATCTGAATCGCCTGTCGGATTACTTGTTTATGCTTTGCCGCGCCATGACTTACGAGCTGGAAATTGAGGAAGTTACGTGGAAACCAAGGGTTGCTCCGAAAATTTAA
- a CDS encoding Uma2 family endonuclease has protein sequence MGHAQISEQKYTVGEYLEMEEKSEIRHEFYDGEIFAMAGTTMNHNDIVDNVRSLLKKVFVPRGCRVFAENIKVEAVQNFFYPYPDVIVACAKEDINGTYIVRYPSILVEVLSKSSATYDQGFKLRMYKAIPSLEHYLLVSQNEFYVELYTRTEQKNIWMNQSFDQPSDIIKFDSLNFEITLSAIYENIVFVSDEEAL, from the coding sequence ATGGGACACGCACAAATTTCAGAGCAAAAATACACTGTCGGAGAATACCTGGAAATGGAGGAAAAAAGCGAAATCCGTCACGAATTTTACGATGGAGAGATTTTCGCTATGGCGGGAACTACTATGAACCATAATGACATTGTGGATAATGTTCGCTCACTTCTGAAAAAAGTTTTTGTTCCACGAGGATGCCGGGTTTTTGCGGAAAATATAAAAGTTGAAGCCGTTCAAAATTTCTTTTATCCATATCCTGATGTTATTGTAGCCTGCGCCAAAGAGGATATAAATGGAACGTATATTGTCAGGTATCCGAGTATATTAGTTGAAGTCTTATCAAAAAGTTCGGCAACTTATGATCAAGGCTTTAAACTGAGAATGTATAAAGCAATTCCGTCCCTCGAACATTACTTGCTGGTTTCGCAAAACGAATTTTACGTAGAGCTCTACACTCGGACAGAACAAAAAAACATCTGGATGAATCAATCATTCGATCAGCCAAGTGACATCATAAAGTTCGACTCCCTAAATTTCGAAATCACACTCTCGGCGATTTATGAAAACATTGTTTTCGTTTCTGACGAAGAGGCTCTCTAA
- a CDS encoding sodium:solute symporter family protein yields MKIKPIDFLVIIAYLVLVTVIGIILKKQAQKSKNDYMLGGRSMPFWMLGISNASGMFDISGTVWMVSIMFVYGVKSIWLPWLWPVFNQIFMMVYLSVWLRRSNVSTGAEWMLTRFGNKKDALPSHKAIIAFALLSCLGFMAYGFIGLGKFIEIFIPWHFVQPYLSFRIPSDYAAHFYGVIFTLFTVFYSLLGGMKSIVWADMIHYAIMVFVSVIIAVIAMMALHNAQALPVPVGWNNIFFGKELNLDWSTRIPEVNEKIRANGFSPFGYFFALMTAKGILASLAGPIPSYDMQKILSAKTPREAALMSMIVNVVLLPTRYLLIIGVTILGLLFYKDLNISIADKKDFERILPAVLNTYIPPGLLGLVLVGLMGAFMGTFAGTFNAAQAYLVNDIYLKSFNPKASNKQISRMNYLLGLVVVTISILLGFLAKDVNTILQWIVSALFGGYIASNVLKWHWWRFNSSGFFWGMLSGIICALAAPYIFQGTVPLFYFPIILAISTVGAVAGSLLTPPTDFETLKNFYKTVRPWGFWGPVLAAVKAEDPLFSPNQNFKWDMFNVLIGIAAQTSITALPVFLVLLMPTQTVIAAIILAVSTLILWKTWYQKLPDN; encoded by the coding sequence ATGAAAATAAAACCGATTGATTTCCTTGTCATCATTGCTTACCTCGTGTTGGTAACTGTTATTGGGATCATCCTCAAAAAACAGGCTCAAAAAAGCAAAAACGACTACATGCTTGGTGGGAGATCAATGCCTTTCTGGATGCTCGGTATTTCCAATGCATCGGGAATGTTCGATATTTCCGGGACCGTCTGGATGGTTTCTATCATGTTTGTGTATGGCGTGAAAAGCATTTGGCTGCCCTGGCTGTGGCCCGTTTTCAACCAGATTTTCATGATGGTGTATTTGTCCGTCTGGCTGCGGCGGTCCAATGTTTCAACGGGTGCGGAATGGATGCTTACGCGGTTTGGGAACAAAAAAGATGCATTGCCATCGCACAAGGCCATCATCGCATTTGCCCTCCTGAGCTGTCTGGGTTTTATGGCATACGGGTTTATCGGGTTAGGGAAGTTTATCGAAATTTTCATTCCCTGGCATTTTGTACAGCCCTATTTATCTTTTAGAATCCCGTCGGACTATGCCGCTCATTTTTACGGTGTCATTTTCACATTGTTTACCGTATTTTATTCTCTGCTGGGAGGCATGAAAAGTATTGTCTGGGCCGATATGATCCATTATGCAATCATGGTTTTTGTGTCCGTAATCATTGCGGTCATAGCCATGATGGCACTGCATAATGCACAAGCGTTGCCCGTTCCCGTTGGCTGGAATAATATATTTTTCGGGAAAGAACTCAATCTCGACTGGAGCACACGCATTCCCGAAGTGAATGAAAAAATCAGGGCGAACGGATTTTCTCCTTTCGGCTATTTCTTCGCGCTGATGACGGCAAAAGGCATTTTGGCGAGCTTAGCAGGACCCATTCCCAGTTATGATATGCAAAAAATCCTCTCAGCAAAAACACCCCGCGAGGCTGCGCTTATGAGCATGATCGTAAATGTGGTGCTGCTGCCAACGCGTTATTTGCTCATCATCGGTGTCACGATTCTCGGATTGCTATTTTACAAGGACCTCAATATTTCCATTGCCGACAAAAAAGATTTTGAAAGAATCCTGCCGGCAGTGCTTAACACATATATTCCCCCGGGCTTGCTGGGCTTGGTGTTGGTTGGGCTAATGGGCGCGTTCATGGGAACCTTTGCAGGCACATTCAATGCGGCGCAGGCATATCTGGTGAATGATATTTACTTAAAATCATTTAATCCAAAGGCCAGCAACAAACAGATCTCGAGGATGAATTACTTGCTGGGGCTTGTCGTTGTGACAATTAGTATATTGCTTGGTTTCCTGGCAAAAGACGTCAACACCATTCTGCAATGGATCGTTTCTGCTTTGTTTGGCGGTTATATCGCTTCCAATGTTTTGAAATGGCATTGGTGGCGGTTTAATAGCAGTGGTTTTTTCTGGGGAATGTTGTCCGGGATCATTTGTGCATTAGCGGCTCCTTACATTTTCCAAGGCACCGTCCCGCTTTTTTATTTTCCGATAATTCTGGCCATTTCAACGGTTGGGGCAGTCGCAGGATCATTGCTTACACCTCCGACAGATTTTGAAACATTAAAAAACTTTTACAAAACAGTCAGACCATGGGGATTCTGGGGGCCGGTCTTAGCTGCTGTAAAAGCCGAAGATCCATTGTTCAGTCCCAACCAAAATTTCAAATGGGACATGTTCAATGTGCTGATTGGCATTGCGGCTCAAACTTCTATCACAGCTTTACCCGTTTTTCTGGTTTTACTAATGCCGACTCAAACAGTCATAGCAGCGATAATTCTGGCTGTTTCGACATTGATTCTATGGAAAACCTGGTATCAAAAATTACCTGACAACTGA
- a CDS encoding putative toxin-antitoxin system toxin component, PIN family → MSKLSVVIDTNVLIKTINRTNFEFFIYQAFESELFEWVVSTSILDEYEEKLIEFYSLKTAQLVLEILCTASNVVFSEPHFRWNLIEDDPDDNKFSDLAISSNSTCLVTFDKHFDVFKNIEFPRLSVLNPKQFHAFLVENETQH, encoded by the coding sequence ATGAGTAAATTGAGCGTGGTGATTGATACAAATGTCTTGATAAAGACCATTAACCGAACAAATTTCGAATTCTTCATTTATCAGGCTTTTGAATCCGAGCTGTTTGAATGGGTAGTCAGCACAAGTATTCTGGATGAATATGAAGAGAAATTGATAGAATTTTACTCTCTGAAAACTGCCCAACTTGTCCTTGAAATTCTCTGCACTGCTAGCAATGTAGTCTTCTCAGAACCTCATTTTCGGTGGAACCTCATTGAAGATGATCCGGATGATAATAAGTTTTCCGACCTGGCTATCTCTTCCAATTCCACTTGTCTCGTTACTTTCGACAAACACTTTGATGTATTTAAGAACATTGAATTTCCCAGATTATCGGTTTTAAATCCCAAACAATTCCACGCATTCCTTGTGGAAAACGAAACACAACATTAA